The genomic segment GTTTCTCAGGAATCTCTGGGGCAGCCTGAGCGTTCCCCTGCCCGGGATGGCGGTACCCACTCTGGATACCGGAGAGCTGGACAAACGTATCGCCGACCTCAAGGCGGTGGAAGGGTGGCTCAAGATGAATCTCAACATGTTGCAAATGAGCATCCAGGCCATGGAAACGCAACGCACCACCCTTGGCGCATTCCAGGCCATGAGCCAAGGCGGCACGGCCCCGGGCACGGGAGCGGAATCCAATCCCTTCGCCAACCCGGCGCTGTGGCCCTGGAATTTCATGCCTCCCAACAACACCAATGAAACTCCTCCATCAACGCCAGAGCCGAAACCTGAAAAAGAGAAATAGGACCATGACCGAAGGTCGATTCCTGGTCGGCCTGGGTCTGGTGGTCGCCGTGGCCCTGGTGCTCTCGGGCGTATCCCCCTACGACCGAAGCACCTGGTTACTGGAAGTGGCGCCAGTGCTGATCGTTGCCCCGGTATTGATGGCCACTCGCAGACGCTTTCCACTGACACCGCTGCTCTATGGTCTGATCGCCCTGCACGCCCTGATCCTGATCGGTGGCGGCACCTATACCTACGCTCGGGTTCCCTTGGGCCACTGGCTACAGGATTTGTTGGAACTGGCCCGCAACCCCTATGACAAGATCGGGCACTTCGCCCAGGGTTTCGTGCCGGCACTGGCGGCGCGGGAAATTCTGCTCGGCGGCAGCCATGTCCAGGGGCGGATCATGGCCGCATTTCTTTCCATTTGTGTAGCGGCCGCCATCAGCGCCTGGTATGAGCTGATCGAATGGTGGGCAGCCCTGGCCCTGGGCCAGGGTGCCTATGAATTTCTTGGAACCCAGGGAGATATCTGGGATACCCAGTCGGACATGT from the Denitratisoma oestradiolicum genome contains:
- a CDS encoding PhaM family polyhydroxyalkanoate granule multifunctional regulatory protein, whose amino-acid sequence is MSDVSPDPMEFLRNLWGSLSVPLPGMAVPTLDTGELDKRIADLKAVEGWLKMNLNMLQMSIQAMETQRTTLGAFQAMSQGGTAPGTGAESNPFANPALWPWNFMPPNNTNETPPSTPEPKPEKEK
- a CDS encoding DUF2238 domain-containing protein, with protein sequence MTEGRFLVGLGLVVAVALVLSGVSPYDRSTWLLEVAPVLIVAPVLMATRRRFPLTPLLYGLIALHALILIGGGTYTYARVPLGHWLQDLLELARNPYDKIGHFAQGFVPALAAREILLGGSHVQGRIMAAFLSICVAAAISAWYELIEWWAALALGQGAYEFLGTQGDIWDTQSDMFFALIGACCAMGLLARCQDRQMAVLAVRHQP